A part of Pristiophorus japonicus isolate sPriJap1 chromosome 15, sPriJap1.hap1, whole genome shotgun sequence genomic DNA contains:
- the LOC139281558 gene encoding isotocin receptor-like: MKNLSVPLSESDIFSGHVLPNGTATSEALDIPERDEQLAKAEIAVLGIIFVAATLGNSVLIRVLWRRRKSMSRMYVFVMHLSIADLVVAVFQVLPQLIWDITKIFLGPDVLCRAVAYLQLVGMFASTYMMVVMTVDRFQAVCYPMVTFQKKKAHWNAAICSSWVLSLILSIPQLFIFSKKEAGPGAGQCWAEFIQPWGLKAYVSWIFLVIFFIPTVILTMCQVKICSVIRLNIHTKTHLTETQTVHSRASNVNCISKAMTKTVKMTVVIVLAFVLCWAPYFAVELCTAWYPSDINDGAVFTILMLLGNLNSCANPWIYMYFCGQIPRCTKHQSKSVSCHDQRQSG, encoded by the exons ATGAAGAATCTGTCGGTCCCGTTGAGCGAGAGTGATATTTTCAGTGGGCATGTCCTACCAAATGGCACAGCTACTTCGGAAGCCCTCGACATCCCTGAGAGGGACGAGCAGTTGGCCAAAGCCGAGATTGCGGTGCTGGGTATCATCTTCGTGGCGGCCACGTTGGGCAACAGCGTGCTGATCAGGGtcctgtggaggaggaggaagagcatgtCCCGCATGTATGTCTTCGTGATGCACCTCAGCATTGCTGATCTGGTGGTCGCGGTCTTTCAGGTCCTCCCCCAGCTCATCTGGGACATCACCAAGATATTCCTGGGGCCAGATGTGCTGTGCAGAGCGGTGGCCTATCTGCAGCTGGTGGGCATGTTCGCCTCGACCTACATGATGGTGGTGATGACCGTGGACAGGTTCCAAGCCGTCTGCTACCCCATGGTGACTTTTCAGAAGAAAAAGGCACATTGGAATGCAGCTATCTGCAGCAGCTGGGTCTTGTCTCTGATCCTGAGCATCCCTCAGCTCTTCATCTTCTCCAAGAAAGAGGCCGGCCCGGGGGCGGGTCAATGCTGGGCAGAGTTCATCCAGCCCTGGGGTCTCAAGGCTTACGTGAGCTGGATCTTCCTGGTCATTTTCTTCATCCCCACCGTCATCCTAACCATGTGCCAGGTCAAAATCTGCAGCGTGATTCGACTGAACATTCACACCAAGACTCACCTGACCGAGACACAGACGGTGCATTCGAGAGCCAGTAACGTTAACTGCATCTCAAAGGCAATGACAAAGACAGTGAAAATGACAGTGGTCATAGTGCTTGCCTTTGTGTTGTGTTGGGCGCCTTACTTTGCAGTAGAGCTATGCACTGCCTGGTATCCCAGTGACATCAATGACG GTGCTGTTTTCACCATCCTCATGCTTTTGGGGAATTTAAACAGTTGTGCAAACCCCTGGATATACATGTATTTCTGCGGACAAATCCCGCGTTGCACTAAACACCAATCGAAAAGTGTCAGCTGTCATGACCAGCGTCAATCTGGCTGA